Proteins encoded in a region of the Tautonia rosea genome:
- a CDS encoding LamG-like jellyroll fold domain-containing protein, whose protein sequence is MLWLNAASGVSARGAAQFNGTNQLLSAASNAALRAGGTDFFIATWAWIDTMGVRTFACKQPTPADREWILGYDSTGTFASNRFFFRTAGTGTANSVVSNSFGAAATGQWYFVIAWRDYAADKIRLRINAAASDENTPTNSITPTDAPLLLGASQASSPPTYDRLHAGRLDQVIFGKPVSISAVIANLHATLYNGGAGVSYSQLTAAQKADWGLVSFWELDERSGERRDAHGSNHLTPINNPVAADGSISGPADNLDPVQSWVDQIASIRMTQDTVSQRPTWQSAGTLDFDGIDDRLNRAAPIVGNRENFTLLGKLRLNALPTTNPAVVFTEADAVASIVNRLAVTPTGHVVASYRPAGGTLVTTSSSVTITPGVDVVVGVRRQGTALQVFVDGTPSGAAATINPGTSLDGATMRIGGPVESTGQAHFGGRIASLFAVGQALSDTDVAGLSSNL, encoded by the coding sequence TTGCTCTGGCTCAACGCCGCTTCGGGCGTGAGCGCTCGGGGAGCTGCGCAGTTCAACGGGACCAATCAGTTGCTTTCTGCCGCGAGCAACGCGGCACTTCGGGCCGGCGGAACCGACTTTTTCATCGCAACCTGGGCCTGGATCGACACGATGGGGGTCCGGACCTTCGCGTGCAAGCAGCCCACGCCCGCCGATCGGGAATGGATCCTGGGCTACGATTCGACAGGCACGTTTGCCTCGAATCGCTTCTTTTTCCGTACTGCCGGGACCGGCACGGCAAACAGCGTCGTTTCCAATTCCTTCGGGGCCGCCGCAACAGGTCAATGGTACTTCGTGATCGCCTGGCGTGATTACGCGGCGGACAAGATCCGCTTGCGGATCAACGCCGCGGCGTCCGATGAGAACACCCCGACGAACTCGATCACCCCGACCGATGCCCCGCTGCTTCTGGGAGCCTCCCAGGCGTCATCCCCCCCGACCTACGACCGCTTGCACGCCGGACGGCTCGATCAGGTCATCTTCGGCAAGCCCGTGTCGATCAGCGCGGTCATCGCCAACCTTCACGCGACCTTGTACAACGGCGGCGCGGGGGTCTCCTATAGCCAGCTCACCGCCGCGCAGAAAGCGGACTGGGGCCTCGTGTCGTTCTGGGAGCTGGACGAACGCTCCGGAGAACGCCGAGACGCACACGGATCGAACCACTTGACACCCATAAACAACCCCGTCGCCGCTGACGGATCCATTTCCGGACCGGCCGACAACCTCGATCCGGTTCAATCCTGGGTGGATCAGATCGCCTCGATCCGAATGACTCAGGACACGGTCAGTCAGCGGCCGACCTGGCAATCGGCCGGCACTCTCGACTTCGATGGCATCGACGACCGCCTGAACCGGGCCGCGCCGATTGTCGGCAATCGGGAGAACTTCACCCTGCTCGGCAAGCTTCGGCTCAACGCCTTGCCGACGACGAATCCGGCCGTCGTCTTCACCGAGGCCGATGCCGTTGCCAGCATCGTCAATCGACTGGCGGTCACCCCGACCGGCCACGTCGTTGCCTCGTACCGACCAGCGGGAGGAACACTCGTCACCACCTCATCTTCCGTCACGATCACGCCGGGCGTGGATGTGGTGGTCGGGGTCCGGCGTCAGGGCACGGCCTTGCAGGTCTTTGTGGACGGAACTCCGTCCGGCGCAGCGGCCACGATCAACCCTGGAACCAGTCTCGACGGAGCCACCATGAGAATCGGGGGGCCGGTGGAATCGACCGGCCAGGCTCACTTTGGTGGTCGGATCGCCTCGCTCTTTGCCGTGGGCCAGGCGTTGTCCGACACCGACGTCGCAGGGCTTTCGAGCAACCTCTGA
- the proC gene encoding pyrroline-5-carboxylate reductase translates to MSGSSSAADTRWGFLGAGKMASALIRGMIRAGVVAPSAIAVSDPVREAREAMTAEGVTACSSNAEVADRSDVLVLAVKPQAMTAALNELAGGGRGKLVISVAAGISVTQLSAGLGPEARVVRVMPNTPALVGEGTAAYCLGPSVSGEDETLVLRLLESVGIARRVPEGLMDAATGLCGSGPAFVYAMIEALSDGGVRVGLPRDLATVMAAQTVLGAARMVLETGQHPGVLKDQVTSPGGTTIAGIHALERGGLRAALIDAVQAAALRSAELAEGR, encoded by the coding sequence ATGTCCGGATCGTCTTCCGCCGCCGACACGCGATGGGGATTTCTCGGCGCGGGCAAGATGGCCTCGGCCCTCATCCGCGGGATGATTCGGGCCGGCGTTGTTGCTCCGTCGGCCATCGCCGTCAGCGATCCGGTGCGAGAGGCCCGCGAGGCGATGACGGCCGAGGGGGTGACGGCGTGCAGTTCGAATGCCGAAGTGGCCGATCGAAGCGACGTCCTGGTGCTGGCCGTCAAGCCTCAGGCGATGACCGCCGCGCTGAACGAACTGGCCGGCGGAGGACGAGGGAAGCTGGTGATCTCGGTGGCCGCGGGCATCTCGGTGACGCAACTCTCGGCGGGACTTGGCCCCGAAGCGCGCGTTGTCCGCGTGATGCCGAACACCCCGGCCCTCGTCGGTGAAGGGACGGCGGCCTACTGTTTGGGGCCGAGCGTTTCGGGAGAAGATGAAACCTTGGTCCTTCGGCTGCTGGAGTCGGTTGGCATCGCTCGCCGCGTTCCGGAAGGATTGATGGACGCCGCGACGGGTCTTTGCGGCAGCGGGCCGGCGTTTGTGTACGCGATGATTGAAGCGCTTTCCGATGGCGGTGTGCGGGTGGGACTTCCCCGCGATCTCGCCACCGTGATGGCTGCCCAAACGGTGCTTGGAGCCGCCCGAATGGTCCTGGAAACCGGACAGCATCCGGGGGTCTTGAAAGATCAGGTCACCAGTCCCGGAGGTACGACCATTGCCGGGATTCATGCCCTGGAACGCGGCGGCCTGCGCGCTGCCCTGATCGACGCCGTGCAGGCCGCCGCCTTGCGATCGGCCGAGCTGGCCGAGGGCCGATGA